In the Flavobacterium sp. J372 genome, one interval contains:
- a CDS encoding T9SS type A sorting domain-containing protein, translating to MSPYSKLAFVLGSIFCTVTAFSQDILWEKSYGGKHADFLFDVQPTADYGFLLAGSSLSNKTGNKTEPNNGNLDYWLWKMNEGGDLDWQKNYGGSGIDMLYSVKNTRDGGFILGGSSNSPEGFDKKDPCLGLEDFWIIKLNAKGGEEWQKTIGGAGSDVLKTIIQTRDGGYIIGGSSSSGVSEKILNGGVDPYGKSEKNRGALDFWIVKLDAQGKIKWQKTFGGRYADVLQSLEQTQDNGYIIGGTSNSPASQDKTSDSYGASDFWVIKLDAEGNMQWQNIFGGEGDDRLSVITQTKDKGYIIGGSSASSATGNKKKPSKNGTDFWILKLDEAGEITWQETYDNGATDLLVSLIENNDGSYLVGGYSKTETTGTTKTDKKEINDYLAFRINEKGEEIWKATAGSNGEDVLQKVVETRDRGYIMAGTAKGKASRDREGNRGSNDFWVVKLRDTHKTDAAQEKQMLEAIPNPAQQYTNVIVGYEFTTGTATVYDLGGRQLQQTQVTGRTIPIDLSPYPEGMYIIEVATNSGTHSVKVLKRKN from the coding sequence ATGTCACCTTACTCAAAATTAGCTTTCGTCCTCGGAAGTATTTTCTGTACAGTTACAGCATTTTCACAAGACATCCTTTGGGAAAAATCATACGGCGGCAAACACGCCGATTTTCTCTTTGACGTACAGCCCACAGCCGATTATGGTTTTCTACTTGCCGGCAGTTCCCTTTCCAACAAAACAGGCAATAAAACAGAGCCAAACAACGGCAACCTGGATTACTGGCTATGGAAAATGAATGAAGGCGGTGACCTTGACTGGCAGAAAAACTACGGGGGCTCAGGCATTGACATGCTTTACAGCGTAAAAAACACCCGTGACGGTGGGTTTATCCTTGGCGGTTCATCAAACTCACCCGAGGGCTTTGACAAAAAAGACCCGTGTTTGGGCTTGGAAGACTTCTGGATTATAAAGCTCAACGCCAAAGGGGGTGAAGAGTGGCAGAAGACCATCGGCGGCGCAGGCTCTGATGTACTTAAGACAATCATCCAGACCAGGGATGGCGGCTATATCATCGGAGGGTCGTCCTCTTCAGGCGTAAGCGAAAAGATTTTAAATGGTGGTGTTGATCCATATGGCAAAAGCGAAAAGAACCGCGGGGCTTTGGACTTTTGGATTGTAAAGCTCGATGCCCAGGGCAAGATAAAGTGGCAGAAAACCTTCGGAGGGAGATATGCCGATGTGCTGCAGAGCCTCGAGCAGACGCAGGACAATGGCTATATCATAGGCGGCACATCCAACTCACCTGCATCACAGGATAAGACCAGTGACAGCTATGGCGCATCCGATTTTTGGGTCATAAAGCTGGATGCAGAAGGTAACATGCAGTGGCAGAATATCTTCGGAGGTGAAGGCGATGACCGGCTATCGGTAATAACACAGACAAAAGATAAAGGATATATCATTGGCGGAAGCTCAGCGTCATCTGCCACAGGCAATAAGAAGAAACCATCGAAAAACGGGACAGACTTCTGGATACTAAAGCTGGATGAAGCAGGTGAGATAACCTGGCAAGAAACCTATGACAACGGGGCAACCGACCTGTTGGTATCACTGATTGAGAACAATGATGGCAGCTATCTTGTAGGAGGCTACTCGAAGACAGAGACAACCGGCACCACAAAGACCGACAAAAAAGAAATCAACGACTACCTGGCTTTCCGTATCAACGAAAAGGGCGAAGAGATATGGAAAGCAACAGCAGGCAGCAATGGAGAGGACGTATTGCAAAAGGTGGTAGAAACCCGTGACAGGGGCTATATCATGGCCGGTACAGCCAAAGGCAAGGCATCACGCGACAGGGAGGGCAACCGCGGCAGCAATGACTTTTGGGTGGTAAAGCTACGCGATACCCATAAAACCGACGCTGCACAGGAAAAGCAAATGCTTGAGGCCATACCCAACCCTGCGCAGCAATACACCAACGTGATTGTAGGCTATGAATTTACAACCGGCACTGCCACAGTATATGACCTTGGCGGTCGGCAGCTACAGCAGACACAGGTAACAGGCAGGACAATACCCATTGACCTGAGCCCTTACCCTGAAGGCATGTACATTATAGAAGTTGCAACCAACAGCGGCACGCATTCAGTAAAAGTATTGAAAAGAAAGAACTAA